The following is a genomic window from Candidatus Poribacteria bacterium.
GTCCCCTCGCCCGTTGAAACAAAAGTGTGCAAATATTTTCGGAATCTACTATAATTTGAAAAATTGTCTTATTATAACTATAGAGTCCTTCAACCATAACGATCACTCAAACTTCACAAAGGAAACAACCATGCCAAACCGGCACATCAATGCCAACATCCACAAAACAATTTCCCCCGCGACAGGAGTAGATATCTCTCAGGACATAACTGCGCGTCGCACCCTCGCGTCGTCCTTGCAGAGTGCTAACACGAAGGTAGTCCCCCCTTCTTTATATACATTAAGTAATAATCTTCACAATACAGTATCAGCAGTGATTGCTATGCTGGAGTCTTCGCGCCCGCGCCGCCTCCGTCTCGCACGGAGTCTCTCGTCACGGTTTATTTTTGTTGGTGTATTACTCATATTCATGAGCCTCTTGATCAAGGAACCGCTTCTCGGACGGTAACTGTCCGACCTTTGATAGACGCACCAGGGTCTCCGGGAACTCTTAACGTCAAAAGAGTGGAGGACACGGCTATTCTAACATGGGGTCCTCCAAGTGACGCCGAAGGAACTCTTATCGCCAGATATGAGTATTCTCAGGATGGCGGATCGACGTGGAAATCTACAGGGAGCACCCGCACAACATATACCGTAACAGGACTCGAAGCCGGAGAAACCTATACCTTCCTCGTCAGAGCCGTTTACGTAGGTGGAGGAACTTCACGCATTATCTCACACCCAAGTAACACCTCTAACGCAGCAGTCCTCAGCATACCGAAACCGAAACGGCGGGTTATACAGGACTGTCCTGTCGGATGGGTGAGATCCGACGGGTTCGCTGGACGCACCCGACGCGTCCTCCTCTATGAAGTCAAGCTACAAATGGATTTCCAGAACCGTACCTCTATCTATAAACCTGACTGGGTCGCTATCTATGTACATCCAGACGAAAAACTTGAGAACTTGGAGGGATGGAAACTCCAAGTCGCAGTTCCGTATAATCGTCATAGAGACTATCTGCTCACGGCAGAGAACTCCGTCGTTGTCGATGCTGGATTTGTAGAAGGTGGCTTTGCGTTCATAGCAAACCCAGAGGAGAATCCCTTCCCAATGACAGGTATCGGCTTTGCGGGGTCCCCTGCCCCCGGTTTTGATTATCGTCTCTATGATGACACAGGGAGGCGTGTAGACTTTGGGATCTCCTGCTACAAGCGATTTGACGTCTTTCAAGTGCTCAAGGATCTGGAGGATCCGAGAGTGTTGAGGAATGTATCTCTGAAAGATGTTGACTGGAATGCGTCTTGGTTTATCAGGAGTGAATGGACGCTTCCGATTCCGGTGAATGCGCCGGGGGCTCCCTCCTTACAGGGCGTCAACTTAGTTGGGAAGTGGGCGGATCTGAAAAAAAAATAATATAACCCAAGGTGCTACTGACACATTTTGAACGTTTTTACGAGGTGTTTGGGACATCTCTTCCACCCCGTAGGGGGTTTTGCTTGGGTGTTTCTTCGTAGGTCCCCTCGCCCGTTATACGTTTCAAAATCTCTGAAATGCGGAGTTATTTTTTAGAGTTGGTATAAATATGTAGACATCTTGTAGGAGCAGGTCTTGTGCCTGCCCACAAACTCACCGCTCACAATGTCCAAGTAATTCTAAAACCTACCATAAATAATCCTACATCATATTTTTTTATGTTGACATCCAAGCCCAAATATGATTTAATATGCACAAAGGAAAAAGAGACCGCGACCAGGAGCGAAAAATCAAAGAATTCAAACAACAGCGAATCGCAAGTCCCTGACACGAATAAAATGTTACACTTTCCGCCAATTTATTTTTTTGCCCATCGGTGGATCAGAAAAAAATGCCTCTGAACCCTTACAACCACTGGGTTCTCTAACCATAACCGATGTACACCAAATGTTACACTGGTGTAACATTTTTAAGGAGAATTCTCACCCAACCATTTCCAATTCTAAAAATACTGATACAATAAGTTAATTCTATTTTCACATCTGTTTCTGAATAACCCCTTTTCATTAACGAAAAACCGGTTTGTAGTGGCGCAATTCATTGCGCTTCTTAGATTCGCCTTCGTCTGAGTTTCAAACTTAGATGCGAACGAAACCCTTGTTTGTAGTCGGGCAATTCATTGTGCCGCTTATCCAACAAAAATTTGATTTTCACCCCGCGATGTGTTATAATTTTAAAGCAAAACTTGCGAACCAACGCTTGATAAAGTTTGACCTTCGTGCTCAGGGACCCGACGAAATCATAGGAGGGCGAGTGAGATAAAAAGACAGCGCAAAACATAAGGAAACTAATGCAGAAAACTGGACAAGACCCCTCACCCACAAAGCATCTTGTCACAACATACCTCAGCGATGTCAAAAGTAAGGTTGACGCCTGTATTTTTGATTTTCTCCCGACTACCCACAAGCACCCGGATGTCCATCAGTTGTACCAGATGATGTTAGACTACCCACGCCGCGCCGCGAAGGGGTTGCGTCCCGCGCTCTGTATGCTCATGTGCGAGGCGTTCGGCGGAGATACACAGCGCGCCGTTAACACCGCTGCCTCACTTGAACTCCTCCAGAATTGGCTCCTGATTCACGACGATATTGAAGACGGGTCCGAACTCCGCAGAGGCGAACCCTGTTTGCATCAAAAGCATGGGGTGCCAATGGCTATCAACGTTGGGGATGCCCTTCACTGCAAGATGTGGGAGATGCTTCACCGAAACACTGAGATTCTCGGACATCAACTCGCCTTTCGCATTTTATCTGAATTCATACAGCTCAGCAACCAAGTCGTTGAAGGACAGCACATTGAATTGAGTTGGGTGAACGATAACCGTTGGAATCTCGATGAAGATGACTACTTAACGATGTGCGTCCAGAAAACCGCATGGTATACCTGTATCACACCCTGTCGCGTTGGGGCGATCATCGGGGGCGCGAGTGAAACAGAAATAGATGGATTCGTAGAACTCGGTAAAGAACTCGGCGTCGCCTTCCAAATTCAGGACGATGTTTTGAACCTGATCGGTGATGTCGGCAGGTACGGAAAAGAGATTGCGGGAGACATTAGCGAAGGTAAACGGACCCTCGTGCTTATTCATCTTATCAATGCTTGCAATTCGGCTGAAGCCCAGCAGGTGATTGACATCATGGCACGTCCCCGTGATGAGAAAACCGAGGCGGAGGTCGAGAGCGTCCTCCACTTAATGCAAAAATATAAATCCATTACCTATGCCCAACAGCGGTCGCAGGCACTCTTGCAGGAAGCCGCTGGGCGGTTTAAAAACAATTTCGCCCATCTCCCTAATGGACGGGCAAAGCAACTGTTTTTCTCTTTGATCCGTTTTTTCGTTGAACGTGAATACTAAATAGGTGTCGGTTCGGATTTTTTTTCAAAAATACTTTCAGTTTTCAGTCTTCGGTTAAGAGGTTTTCGGTTAACAGACGCTTCTTGTAACTCTCACTGCGAGGTAAACCGATAACTGAAAGGGGTGCGTAGCAACCCGAACTGAGAACTGATAACTATTCCTCTGATAACTACAAAAAAAGGAGACATTAATGAACGATATTTCCTCTGGTAAGTTGCGGGGTATCATGAAACTCGCCGATGCAAATGGCCGCTTTAAAATGATGGCGATCGACCAGCGCGGGTCCATGGTAGAGGCACTCGCAGGAGCACTGAATAAAGACAAAGTTGATGTCCAATACGAAGATGTCGCTGCCCTGAAAACTCTGATTACTCGAATCCTTTCTCCAAATTCAACAGCCGTTCTGACCGACCCAATTTACGGGCATCCCTATTCTATTACCCAAATTCCACGGAATGTCGCACTGCTGTTAGCCTATGAAGAATCGGGCTATGTCAGTGAAGGGGTGGGTGAGAACGAACGTCTCTCCAATCCGATCGCGAACTGGAGCATTGCCAAGGCACAGCGTGCCGGCGCAGATGCCATTAAACTTCTCGCCTATTACCATCCTGATGCTTCCGCAGAAACACTTAAACACCAGCAAGCCTTTGTGCGTCATGTTGGGGACGAGTGCGAAAAACAGGATTTGCCGTTTTTGTTGGAGTTAGTGAGTTATGCCCTTGAAGGGACAACGAAGAGCGTCGCCTTCGCAAAACAGAAACCTGACCTTGTGGTGCGGAGTGTCGCCGAGTTCACGGATCCAAGTTACAAAGTTGACATTCTGAAATTAGAATTCCCTGCCGATTTGAAATACACTGCAGATTATCAAGATGCCAGTTTTTATGCAGGCGACTCGGCGTATGAGCTCGCTGAGGTGAAGGAAATCTGCCAGAAATTAGACGAGACCTCGACACTGCCGTGGGTAATTTTGAGTGCCGGTGTGGATATTGAGGAGTTCATTGAGAACGTTGACCTCGCCACCGGGGCGGGTGCGAGTGGCTTCCTCTGTGGAAGGGCTATCTGGAAAGATGCTGTCCAATACTATCCTGACACTGGGGCAGTTCAGCAGTTCTTAGAGAATGAGGCGACAACGAACTTTAAGAACGCAAACGCCGCCGCAGAAAACGCATTGCCGTGGTTCGAACATCGCCAATTTGGGGGTGTAGAAAACGTTCAGGTTGCCAAGCAATCCGCAACGTGGTATCAAGATTATTAATGTGGTCGTTTTGACTGCAGCGCGCTCTGAATTTTCTTGGAAATTTTTTGGGCAATATGGAGGGTCGTTTCTTCGGGAACCTGCCCTCCTATTTCAGCAACCAGCACGACGATCGTCTGTTCAACGAACAAAAAATTCGCACCAGCCTGCCATACGACGTCACCCAGTCCGTGTTTATCATCTGGTGGGAGTTGATAGATAGAATCGCGTCCACCTAATTTCGGCACAGTCTGTACTGAAAGCCGAAATCTGCCTTCATCAGCGGCTGTGCGGGCTTCATCGTGTGACGCAAAAAACCAGTAATTGATGATAACTTGCTGTGCGGCTGTCTGGTTTAACCACCATCTGTCGCGCCAACCGAATTGGGCAGTCGGTCGCCTCGGGGCGGTTGGAGAGTAGATCTCTTGGGCAGAGGCATGACGCGCGGCTACGTCCACCAAATCATCGGTTGTCAGTTGAATGGATTCAAGCGTAAGTTTCATGTGGGTATGATACCATCATTCATAGCGAAATTTCAAATTAAAAACGGGACTTGCTCAGTTACCCTGCTGACGAGATTTCCGAACCTCGCTACCGCAAACCTATAGTGGCATTGACGCGGAAGAAAAATGTATTAAATTATGAAGGTTTTTCGGGCGAAAATCAACTTATAAGAAGGATGTCAGGTTTCAAATCCAACTGACCGAACCGCAAGGTAATTAGCAGTCAGTTATCAGTTGTCAGTAAAGAGGTTTTCGTTAAACCCTAAAGAAGTAGCCTGCAACATCGGCGCAGGGTTTTTGCTTGGGTGTTTCTGCAGGGCTACGGAGAGGTAGATGAAACTCCAAACCCACCTGACCGAACCGCAAGGTACGTTAAAAAAATGAGAATATTAGCGCGGTATATACTTAAAGAATTTTTTCCACCGTTCATAATAGCACTTATCTGTTTTACCCTTATCCTCATCTTCGATGATCTTTTTCGGTTGACGAAGCTTTTTGTCCAGAAAGGGATAAGCCCAGTTTACCTCGTCGAATTGCTCATCTATGTGATGCCAGCGACGGTCGTGTTATCGCTGCCGATGGCGGCTTTGGTGGCAATTTTACTCTCTCTCGGTAGACTCTCTACCGATAATGAGATTATCGCCATGAAAGCGCACGGTGTCGCTTTCCATCATCTGATGCTCCCCCTTTTAGGGATGACAGCCCTGCTCAGCATCGTTGATCTTGGATTGATGGATTACGCACTCCCTAAGGCGAATCTCGCTTACGCCACTCTCAAACGCGACATCCAAAGACACAACCCCACGTTCGTTTTGGAAGAAGCCACCGTTATGAAAGAATTGGAGAGAGAAGGCAAGCTGTGGATGTATGAATCCACGGATGCCAAGAGCGGACGCATGCAGGATGTCAAAATATGGGACGGTATCTGGACGGGGCGTCCGCGATTCAGCCACGCCCAAGAAGGGAGCCTCGGTTTTGAAAATGGCAGAGCCATGCTCACGCTTTACGATGGACTCACTTATGAACCCACAACGGGTGAGGCGGATGGATATCGGATAACAAAGTTCCAACAGCAACAACTTGCCCTGCAGTTGACCGAGGATCTCGAGCGCGGGGTGCTTCAGAACCAAACACCACGGTCAATGCGTATCGTCCAACTTAAGGCGTTCATCAATACCTTGGAAGCCACTGTCCAAACCAGCCAAAATCCTGAATACACTCGGAATAGACTCCGTTTCGCGGAGGTTGAATATCACAAAAAATTTTCTATTCCGTTCGCGTGTTTGGCGTTCGGGTTGATGGGCGTGCCGCTTGGGTTGATGGTAAAACAGAGCGGCAAGATGATTGGATTTGGTGTCGGTTTAGCTGTGATCTTAGTTTACTACTTACTGCTTCAAGTCGGTCAAAGTGCAGGGTTGAACGGCACGGTATCTCCTGTTCTTGCCATGTGGCTTCCCAATATAGCAATTGGTGTGTTCGGTATTTTTCTCAGTATCCGGATGATAGGGGAAGGGACGCTGCGGACGTGGCGCGACCGAAACAGTGAACTGCCCCTTTCGGAAGCGCGCCCTCACGATGAGCGAGATCGTGTGACTTCCGATGCCATGACGTATCCGCAAGGTAAAATTAAAAATTGAATATTTTAGATCGGTACCTGCTTCGTGAATACCTGAAAGCCTTTTTTGTAGGGCTTTTGTTTTTTATTGCCCTGATTATTATCGTGCGTTTGCTGGATAAGGACATCAAGAAGTTTGACGATGATGTCGCTTATATGACGGCTGTTAAAATCGTTCTCTTCCAAGCACCGCGTCGGATTATGGAGGTAGTGCCTGTCGCCGCATTTGTGGCTATCTTTTTTGTGCTGGGGAGGATGGTCCAAAGCAACGAATTCACCGCTATGAAGGCGGGCGGTCTCAGTGTTTACCGGCTCCTCGCGCCTGTTTTGATTATTACACTCGTTATTTGTGGACTCTTCGCGCTTTTTTATAACCGGGTCGCCTCACCTGCCTTTCATGAAGCACATCTCTTACAAAATAAGGTGAGACCGCATCGCGGCAGGAACATCGTCTTCAAAGGCAAAGGCGACCGTATCTTTTACTCACAACGGATTGCCTTGGATGATCGCAAAATTCAACAACTCACTATCTATGAATACGATACGGATGGCGAACTTGATCGCGTAACCTTTGCAAAGTCAGCCGCGTGGACACCTGCCGAGTGGCAGTTAACGGATGGATACATTCGCCACTTTGAAGGAGGGATTGAGGTGGGGTATGAAGCTTTCGATAGCTATGCGATTGAGCGAAACGAGGATCCTGTCCGTTTTATCGGCAGTGAAAAGGATCCCAGGGCGATGACAATCGAAGAACTCCGCCAACAGATTACCTATAAACAGGAAGCCGGACAGATTTCGCGCAAGGAACAGGTAAAGTTGTATCACAAAACAGCGTATCCGTTCGCCGCTGTCGTTGTTGTTATGCTTGGCGCGCCTGTCGCTATCCGTTTTGGTAGAGCAGGTTTCTTCGCCGGTTTGGTGATCGCCTTCTTTCTCTCTTTTATCTATTGGGCACTCTCCTTCGCAGTACTTGAGGGATTAAGTGAAAATGGCAAACTTCATCCATTTCTCGCGTGTTGGGGGGCGAATATCCTATACGCTATCGTTGGGGGGATCATGATCTGGCGTACACCGAAATAAGATGACCGCAAGGAAAATTAAAAATATTGGCAACCTCTTCTTCAAAATCCGAAGTTTCACACCTATTCCCTTTATCCTCGCGCTCCTCTATTTTGCTGAACCTGTGTGGTACACAGTCGTAATGGGTGTGCTGTTCATTGCTGTGGGTGAGTTGCTCAGGATATGGGCAGTAGGCTATGCAGGAGCCTCTACCCGTGCTAGAACCCTGGGGGCTGCCCGCGATCTTGTCACAACCGGTCCCTATGCGTATGTCCGTAACCCCCTGTATCTCGGTAATTTCTTACTCAGCCTCGGTGTCTGCCTTGTCGCGAATGTCTATTGGCTTGTCGCCGTGCTTGTTATCGGTTATTTCCTCCAATACCTCCCGATTATTGCCGTAGAGGAAGCGTATTTGCTGGAGTCCTGTGGTCCCGTCTATCAGGCATATCGAGAACGCGTGCCACGCTTTTTTCCCCAGTTCCGTTCCTATCCCGAACCCTCTCCCCACGATTTCTCTTGGACACGCGCCATCAAAAGCGAAAAGCGGACTTTAACAGCGATTATCTGCGTCATAGGATTGATTTTCGCGAGACAAACCGTTGGGCTATTGTAGTTATTCCGCGCCGGAATTCACGATTTTCCTTAACATTATTTTTACAATAGTGTATTATAAAAAGCGATGATGTCGTTCGACTTTCAGACCTGTATTCACAAGTTACTGCCCAAATGACCTGAAGCACATAACTTTTCAGAACAGAAGGAGACGCATCTCATGAAAAAAATGTATTTCTCGCTCATGATGCCTTCCGTCCTCCTGATACTGTTGGTTCTACCGGTTAACATCGCCTCATCGAAGGCGTTTAACAACGATTTCGAGACCGGCGACCTCACGGATTGGGAGACAGACGGAGAGGCGTTCGATTTCCAACCTACCTGGGGAGATAATCCAACAGCACGAAACCGCGGTCAGCCCTCCGAACATCAAGGGGATTGGTGGTTAGGTCTATACGAAAAGTACCAAGGTCCAGATAAAGGGAAAAAACTCGGACAGAACCCAGGCGCAACGCAGGGCGATGGACCGCAAGGCACCCTCACCTCAATTGAGTTCACGATTATCGGAAAAACAATGAATTTCCTCATCGGCGGTGGCAATCACCCATGGAAGGATGACCCCGCACCGTGTAGTGTTAACTTAGAAATTAACGGGAAAGTCGTCCGCACATCAACCGGGGCCAATACCGAAACCATGGCGCGGGCAGAATGGGATGTCTCCGAATTCAAAGGCAAGACCGCCCAAATCGTTGTTGTGGATAACAATAGCGGCGGATGGGGGCATCCGAACTTTGATGATATACATCAAGCCGATTCCAGAGGAAAAAATATCCCGTGGGAACAGGTCCTATCTGTTGATGCTCGCGGGAAGTTAGCTGCTACTTGGGCACAGATGAAAAAGTACTATTAGTTTGAAAATTGAACGACATCATCGTTCTTTCATGCCCTTAGGACTTACGCAGTTTAGCCGTTTTCGCGCAGGCTTTGGTTCGTAGTAGCGCAATTCAGTGCGCCTCGCATAAGTTGTTTCTATAATAGAGTGAGCGTTTTTACCCTATAGCAGTTATACCTGTGCCAACCCTGCGCGCTCCCGGAAGCGATTGAACGTTTTTAAAATTCCTTGTTCCATCGTATAGTCAGGTGTAAATCCCGTCTCCTCAGCGATAGGTGTCGCGTCGTAGTCCCACGAGATTCCAAACACCCCTGGTTCCAGTGTAATCTGCGCATCTGGCACCAATGTCTTGAGATATGCCACGCCTTCTTTGACGGGACGAATGCCCCCTTTCACATTGAAGACGCGGGTCTGCGTTGTCGGACACGTGCAAGCGACCACGATTGAACGAGAGACATCCTCCACATACTGCCAATCCACAGCGTCATCACCGAACGGACAGACATGGGGTTTACCCAACGCCACCGCTTCGATCATTTGCGTCGTGAATGAACTCATTCCACGGGTCCTACCGACCCCATAGACCGCAGTGAACCGAAGTCCGATCGAATCCACACCATACGCATCGAAATAGTGCATCGCGTATCTTTCGTTGAGGGATTTGCATGCCCCATAGATGAACTTCGGATAGTGCGGTGCGTCGTTCAGAATCTGTTCGTGGTGGTAATCCTCCGGTGCCCCAAAGACTGCGACACTGCTTGCCCAGATAACGCGTTTGAGGTTGAAAAT
Proteins encoded in this region:
- a CDS encoding fibronectin type III domain-containing protein; the encoded protein is MSSDCYAGVFAPAPPPSRTESLVTVYFCWCITHIHEPLDQGTASRTVTVRPLIDAPGSPGTLNVKRVEDTAILTWGPPSDAEGTLIARYEYSQDGGSTWKSTGSTRTTYTVTGLEAGETYTFLVRAVYVGGGTSRIISHPSNTSNAAVLSIPKPKRRVIQDCPVGWVRSDGFAGRTRRVLLYEVKLQMDFQNRTSIYKPDWVAIYVHPDEKLENLEGWKLQVAVPYNRHRDYLLTAENSVVVDAGFVEGGFAFIANPEENPFPMTGIGFAGSPAPGFDYRLYDDTGRRVDFGISCYKRFDVFQVLKDLEDPRVLRNVSLKDVDWNASWFIRSEWTLPIPVNAPGAPSLQGVNLVGKWADLKKK
- a CDS encoding polyprenyl synthetase family protein — encoded protein: MQKTGQDPSPTKHLVTTYLSDVKSKVDACIFDFLPTTHKHPDVHQLYQMMLDYPRRAAKGLRPALCMLMCEAFGGDTQRAVNTAASLELLQNWLLIHDDIEDGSELRRGEPCLHQKHGVPMAINVGDALHCKMWEMLHRNTEILGHQLAFRILSEFIQLSNQVVEGQHIELSWVNDNRWNLDEDDYLTMCVQKTAWYTCITPCRVGAIIGGASETEIDGFVELGKELGVAFQIQDDVLNLIGDVGRYGKEIAGDISEGKRTLVLIHLINACNSAEAQQVIDIMARPRDEKTEAEVESVLHLMQKYKSITYAQQRSQALLQEAAGRFKNNFAHLPNGRAKQLFFSLIRFFVEREY
- a CDS encoding DUF2090 domain-containing protein, producing the protein MNDISSGKLRGIMKLADANGRFKMMAIDQRGSMVEALAGALNKDKVDVQYEDVAALKTLITRILSPNSTAVLTDPIYGHPYSITQIPRNVALLLAYEESGYVSEGVGENERLSNPIANWSIAKAQRAGADAIKLLAYYHPDASAETLKHQQAFVRHVGDECEKQDLPFLLELVSYALEGTTKSVAFAKQKPDLVVRSVAEFTDPSYKVDILKLEFPADLKYTADYQDASFYAGDSAYELAEVKEICQKLDETSTLPWVILSAGVDIEEFIENVDLATGAGASGFLCGRAIWKDAVQYYPDTGAVQQFLENEATTNFKNANAAAENALPWFEHRQFGGVENVQVAKQSATWYQDY
- a CDS encoding YjgP/YjgQ family permease translates to MRILARYILKEFFPPFIIALICFTLILIFDDLFRLTKLFVQKGISPVYLVELLIYVMPATVVLSLPMAALVAILLSLGRLSTDNEIIAMKAHGVAFHHLMLPLLGMTALLSIVDLGLMDYALPKANLAYATLKRDIQRHNPTFVLEEATVMKELEREGKLWMYESTDAKSGRMQDVKIWDGIWTGRPRFSHAQEGSLGFENGRAMLTLYDGLTYEPTTGEADGYRITKFQQQQLALQLTEDLERGVLQNQTPRSMRIVQLKAFINTLEATVQTSQNPEYTRNRLRFAEVEYHKKFSIPFACLAFGLMGVPLGLMVKQSGKMIGFGVGLAVILVYYLLLQVGQSAGLNGTVSPVLAMWLPNIAIGVFGIFLSIRMIGEGTLRTWRDRNSELPLSEARPHDERDRVTSDAMTYPQGKIKN
- a CDS encoding YjgP/YjgQ family permease, with translation MNILDRYLLREYLKAFFVGLLFFIALIIIVRLLDKDIKKFDDDVAYMTAVKIVLFQAPRRIMEVVPVAAFVAIFFVLGRMVQSNEFTAMKAGGLSVYRLLAPVLIITLVICGLFALFYNRVASPAFHEAHLLQNKVRPHRGRNIVFKGKGDRIFYSQRIALDDRKIQQLTIYEYDTDGELDRVTFAKSAAWTPAEWQLTDGYIRHFEGGIEVGYEAFDSYAIERNEDPVRFIGSEKDPRAMTIEELRQQITYKQEAGQISRKEQVKLYHKTAYPFAAVVVVMLGAPVAIRFGRAGFFAGLVIAFFLSFIYWALSFAVLEGLSENGKLHPFLACWGANILYAIVGGIMIWRTPK
- a CDS encoding isoprenylcysteine carboxylmethyltransferase family protein, which translates into the protein MTARKIKNIGNLFFKIRSFTPIPFILALLYFAEPVWYTVVMGVLFIAVGELLRIWAVGYAGASTRARTLGAARDLVTTGPYAYVRNPLYLGNFLLSLGVCLVANVYWLVAVLVIGYFLQYLPIIAVEEAYLLESCGPVYQAYRERVPRFFPQFRSYPEPSPHDFSWTRAIKSEKRTLTAIICVIGLIFARQTVGLL
- a CDS encoding NAD(P)-dependent oxidoreductase; translation: MAYLLTGGMGCIGTYVIRDLLTAGEKVVVYDFAYDLTIPKMVLTDEQIEGFTFVQGDITDLPHVLRTIQEHEIDRVIHLASWQVPACNANPPEALKVVCEGTINILEAARIFNLKRVIWASSVAVFGAPEDYHHEQILNDAPHYPKFIYGACKSLNERYAMHYFDAYGVDSIGLRFTAVYGVGRTRGMSSFTTQMIEAVALGKPHVCPFGDDAVDWQYVEDVSRSIVVACTCPTTQTRVFNVKGGIRPVKEGVAYLKTLVPDAQITLEPGVFGISWDYDATPIAEETGFTPDYTMEQGILKTFNRFRERAGLAQV